In Pseudomonas sp. ADAK2, the genomic window ATCAAGCAAGTTCGTGCATCGCTGGGCAAGAGCAATCTGCGCTCCGGCGAACGCATGGTCGAGGTCGACGAGGAGGAGGGCAAGGAGTCGGTGACCGTGTTCAAGGTCCTGCGTCGTTTCGGCGACTTTGCCACCCTGATCGAAGCCAAACCGATCACCGGCCGGACCCACCAGATTCGCGTCCACACCTTGCACGCCGGGCACTGCATTGCCGGCGACACCAAGTACGGTGATGACGATTTCAGTAAGGAAATTCGCGACCTGGGCGGTAAACGCCTGTTCCTCCACGCCTACATGCTGACCGTGCCGTTGCCGGATGGTGGCGAGCTGAAGTTGCAGGCGCCGGTGGATGAGATGTGGGCCAAGACCGTGGAGCGCCTGAGTGCACCCCTCTGATTACAAACTGCTGATTTTTGATTGGGACGGCACGCTGGCCGATTCCATTGGTCGGATTGTCGAGGCGATGCATGTCGCGTCCGAGCGCTCCGGTTTTCAATTGTGCGACGACTTTGCCGTCAAAGGCATCATCGGCCTGGGCTTGCCCGAGGCGATCCGCACCTTGTACCCGGAAATTGGCGATGACGAACTGATAGCGTTCCGTCAGCACTATGCCGATCACTACATCGCCGCGGAAGCCGTGCCCTCGCCGCTGTTCGAAGGCGTTGTTGAGTCGATGGCGGCGTTTCGCGATGAGGGTTATCACTTGGCGGTCGCTACCGGCAAGGCCCGTCGCGGGCTGGATCGGGTGCTCAAGGCTCACGGTTGGGAAGACTATTTCGACATCACCCGTGCCGCCGATGAAACTGCCAGCAAGCCTCATCCTCTGATGCTGGAAGAGATCCTTGCCCATTGCGGCGTTTCTGCGCAGCAGGCGCTGATGGTCGGGGATTCGTCCTTTGACCTGCAAATGGCGCGCAACGCCGGCATGGATTCGGTCGCGGTGAGTTACGGCGCCCAGTCCATCGAGGCCCTGAAATTATTCGAGCCGCGGCTGTCCATTGATCGTTTTTCCGAATTGCACGCCTGGCTCCGTCAGGTTTAATACGTTTTTGCTGGGGTAGATGGCATGACCGACGAATGGAAAGCGCCTGCCAAGGCAGACGCGGATGGCGGTGACGAGAAGAGCTGGAAGCTGCTGGAAAAGACCTTGCTGGCCAGTGTGCAGGAACAGCGCCGCTCACGCCGCTGGGGGATTTTCTTCAAGTTGCTGACCTTTGTGTACCTGTTTGCGGCGTTGCTGTTGTTTACGCCGCTGATGGACATGGAAAAAAGCGCGACCCGCAGTTCCAACTACACGGCGTTGATCGACGTCAACGGCGTGATTGCCGACAAGGAATCTGCCAGCGCCGACAACATCGTTGGCAGTCTGCGTGCAGCCTTTGAAGACACCAAGGTCAAGGGCGTAATCCTGCGCATCAACAGCCCGGGCGGCAGTCCGGTGCAGTCGGGTTACGTGTACGACGAAATCAAGCGTCTGCGTGGTCTGCATCCTGACACCAAGGTGTATGCGGTGATTTCGGATCTGGGCGCTTCCGGCGCTTATTACATCGCCAGCGCGGCCGATCAGATCTACGCCGACAAGGCGAGCCTGGTGGGTTCCATTGGTGTGACGGCAGCCGGCTACGGTTTTGTCGGGACCATGGAGAAGCTCGGCGTCGAACGTCGCACCTACACCTCTGGCGAGCACAAGTCGTTCCTCGACCCGTTCCAGCCGCAGAAGCCTGAGGAAACTCAGTTCTGGCAGGGCGTGCTCGATACCACGCACCAGCAGTTCATCAACAGTGTGAAGAAAGGGCGTGGTGATCGTCTCAAGGACAAAGAGCATCCGGAATTGTTCTCCGGGCTGGTCTGGTCGGGTGAGCAGGCGCTGCCGCTGGGCTTGATCGATGGCCTGGGCAATGCCAGTTCGGTCGCCCGTGATGTGATCGGCGAGAAAGAGTTGGTGGACTTCACCATTCAGGAATCGACGTTTGATCGTTTCTCGAAGAAGCTCGGTGCCAGCGTCGCCGAGCAATTGGCGATGTGGATGGGGTTTCACGGTCCATCGCTGCGCTGAATTTGCGGCGGTATAAAAAAACCGGCCTTCGTGGCCGGTTTTTTGTGCTCAGGGGATTTGCACGCCCTCGGCCAGCAACATATCAATCAAGCGAATCAGCGGCAGGCCGATCAGGCTGGTGGCGTCAGGACCTTCGGTGCGTTGAAACAGGCTCACCCCCAAACCTTCAGCCTTGAAGCTGCCAGCGCAGTCGTAGGGCTGCTCTGCGCGCAAGTAGCGTTCAATGCGCGCAGGATCGAGCGTGCGCATGTGCACGGTGAAGGGTACGCAGTCGACCTGGCAGTCGCCGGTCTGGCTGTTGAGCAGGGCCAGGCCAGTCAGGAAGGTCACACTGGCGCCGCTGGAGGCCAGCAATTGTTCGCGGGCCTTTTCGAAAGTATGGGGTTTGCCGATAATACGCTCGCCGAGCACCGCAACCTGATCGGAGCCGATGATCAGATGAGCAGGGTGGCTGGCGGCCAGTGCGCGGGCTTTCTCTTCTGCGAGGCGCTTGACCAGATTAATTGCGGACTCGTCCGGACGATGGCTTTCATCGATATCCGGCGAGCTGCAGGTAAACTCAAGCTGCAATCGGGCCAGCAATTCCCGGCGATAAACCGAGCTTGAAGCGAGTAATAAAGGCAGCATGCGCATCTCCAAAAGGCAGGGGCGAATTCTAGCGAGGCTTCCAAGTGACGGACAGGGCTGAATTTCCTTTGACATGGCTGGGTGCATCCCTATAATGCTGCGCCTATGTTGAATGACCCGATTCCACCTCACGTTGACCCGCGCAAATTGGCTGATCGTGGCACCACCCTTCAAGGTGAACTGCTGCTGGCCGATTTGGAGAGACTCTGCGACCCGCTTTCCGACACTGTCGGTACGGTGCAGGCTAAATTCGTTTTTGAACGAGATGAACGTAAGTCTGTGGTAATCCACAGTTTTATCGACACCGAAGTCAAAATGGTTTGCCAGCGTTGTCTTGAGCTGGTCACCCTGCCGATCCATAGCGAATGCAGTTATGCTGTGGTGAAGGAGGGTGCGAATACCCAGTCGTTGCCGAAAGGTTATGACGTGCTGGAACTGGGCGAAGATCCATTGGATCTGCAGTCACTGATCGAGGAGGAGCTTTTGCTCGCCTTGCCCATTGTGCCTGCTCATCATCCGGAAGAATGCCAGCAGCCGGCGGGTCTCGATGAGCCCGAACCGAGCGAGGACGAGGTAACGCGGTCCAACCCGTTCAGTGTATTGGCGCAGTTAAAGCGTGACCCAAACGTTTAGGAGTTAATCAATTATGGCTGTTCAGCAGAACAAAAAATCCCGCTCTGCCCGTGACATGCGTCGTTCCCACGACGCCCTGACGGCAAGCACTCTGTCTGTAGAAAAAACCACCGGTGAAATTCACCTGCGTCACCACGTATCGCCAGAAGGCGTATACCGTGGCCGTAAAGTGATCGACAAGGGCGCTGACGAGTAATCACTTGTCTGCTCAAGTCATCGCGATTGACGCAATGGGCGGGGACTTCGGTCCCCGCAGCATTGTTCAGGCCAGCCTTGCTTGCCTGTCTGCTACACCCTCGCTGCACCTGACCCTCGTCGGTCAACCCTCCCTTTTAGAAGAATTGCTCTCTGGTCAATCGGCCGTGGATCGCGCGCGCCTGTCGATTACGCCGGCGTCCGAAGTCATCGCCATGGACGAAAAGCCTGCCCAGGCCTTGCGCGGCAAGCCTGATTCGTCAATGCGCGTGGCCCTTGAGTTGTTGCGTGATGGCAAGGTCCAGGCCTGTGTCAGCGCCGGCAATACGGGTGCGTTGATGGCGTTGTCGCGGTTTGTGCTCAAGACCTTGCCGGGCATTGATCGGCCGGCGATGATCGCGGCCATTCCGACCCAGAAGGGCTACTGCCAGTTGCTCGACCTCGGTGCCAACGTCGATTGCAGTGCCGAGCACCTGTTGCAGTTCGCGATCATGGGCTCGGTGGCGGCGGAAACCCTCGGCGTGGTTCGCCCGCGGGTGGCGTTGCTGAACATCGGTACCGAAGACATCAAGGGCAACCAGCAGGTCAAGCTGGCGGCGACTTTGTTGCAGGCTGCTCGCGGCATCAACTACATCGGATTTGTCGAAGGTGACGGTTTGTACCGTGGCGAGGCGGACGTGGTGGTGTGTGACGGTTTTGTCGGCAATATCCTGCTCAAGTCCAGTGAAGGCTTGGCGACCATGATCGCCGGGCGCATCGAAGCCTTGTTCAAGAAAAGCGTCGCCTCTCGAATGGTCGGTGCCTTGGCGCTGCCGCTGATGAAGCGCTTGCAGGCGGATCTGGCTCCGGCGCGGCACAACGGTGCGAGCTTTCTCGGCTTGCAGGGGATTGTGGTGAAAAGCCACGGTTCGGCCGGTGTGCAGGGTTTCCAGAGTGCGATCCAGCGTGCCCTGATCGAGATCCAGGAAAATCTCCCGCAGCGGCTGCACGGTCGTCTGGAGGATTTGTTGCCTTAGGCGTTTTCGTCGGACAATGCTTAAATGTGACCGCTCAGTTCAATTGGCCATCCAACTGTCAGTTTCTTGCGTCCCCCAAGCGGGGCGTCAATTCTCCGACGACAAGATCATTAGGGGCTTGTTACATGTCTGCTTCCCTCGCATTCGTCTTTCCAGGACAGGGTTCGCAGTCCCTCGGCATGCTGGCCGAGTTGGGCGCGCAACATCCAGTGGTCCTCGAAACATTCAAAGAAGCTTCCGATGCTCTGGGTTACGACCTGTGGGCACTGACCCAGCAAGGGCCGGAAGAGCAACTCAATCAAACCGATAAAACCCAGCCGGCCATTCTGACCGCCTCGATCGCCCTGTGGCGTCTGTGGCTGGCGGAAGGCGGCGCGCGTCCGGCTTACGTGGCCGGTCACAGCCTGGGTGAGTACAGCGCCTTGGTGGCGGCGGGCAGCCTGAGCCTGGGCGACGCGGTGAAACTGGTCGAGCGTCGTGGCCAGTTGATGCAGGAAGCCGTTCCGGCCGGGCAGGGCGGCATGGCCGCTATCCTCGGTCTGGAAGATGCTGATGTGCTGGCAGCCTGTGCCGAAGCGGCGCAAGGCGAAGTGGTCAGCGCGGTCAACTTCAACTCCCCTGGCCAGGTGGTAATTGCCGGTGCCAAGGCGGCAGTCGAGCGTGCCATCGAAGGCTGCAAGGCCCGTGGTGCCAAGCGCGCCATGCCGTTGCCGGTCAGCGTGCCATCCCACTGCGAGCTGATGCGTCCGGCGGCCGAGCGCTTTGCCGAGTCCATCGCTGCCATTGACTGGCAGGCCCCACAGATCCCGGTGGTGCAAAACGTCAGCGCCCATGTGCCGGCCGATCTGGAGACCCTCAAGCGCGATCTGCTTGAGCAGCTCTACAAACCTGTGCGCTGGGTCGAATCGGTCCAGGCACTGGCGGCCAAGGGCGCGACCCAACTGGTCGAATGTGGCCCGGGCAAGGTGCTTGCCGGCCTGAACAAACGCTGCGCCGAAGGCGTGTCGACATCCAACCTCAATACCCCAGACGCTTTCGCTGCCGCTCGCGCGGCGCTGGTCTGAATCAGGAGAAACTTGCATGAGTCTGCAAGGTAAAGTTGCACTGGTCACCGGCGCGAGCCGCGGTATCGGCCAGGCCATCGCCCTGGAATTGGGTCGTCAGGGCGCCATCGTCATTGGCACCGCGACCTCCGCCTCGGGTGCCGAGCGCATCGCGGCTACCCTGAAAGAAAACGCTATTCAAGGCACTGGCCTGGAACTGAACGTCACCAGCGACGAATCGGTTGCTGCGGTGCTGGCAAGCATCACTGCGCAGTTCGGCGCCCCGGCAATTCTGGTCAACAATGCTGGCATCACCCGCGATAATCTGATGATGCGCATGAAAGACGACGAATGGAACGACGTCATCGATACCAACCTGAACAGTCTGTTCCGCCTGTCCAAGGGGGTTTTGCGCGGCATGACCAAGGCCCGTTGGGGACGAATTATCAGTATTGGTTCGGTTGTGGGTGCCATGGGCAACGCAGGCCAAGTAAACTACGCTGCCGCCAAGGCCGGTCTGGAAGGTTTCAGCCGCGCACTGGCGCGTGAAGTCGGTTCGCGTTCGATTACGGTAAACTCGGTGGCCCCTGGGTTCATCGATACTGATATGACCCGCGAACTGCCTGAAGCGCAGCGTGAATCCTTGGCGACACAGATTCCGCTGGGCCGTCTGGGACAAGCTCAAGAGATCGCGTCTGTGGTCGCTTTTCTTGCATCCGACGGTGCGGCTTACGTTACTGGGGCTACAATCCCGGTGAACGGCGGGATGTACATGAGTTAAATGTGACGGATTGCTTCAAAAAAATGTCATACGAGCTGTCTAAAATCCGTTATAAAGCTGCAATCTATTTATAGGCAGAGGGTCGTCGGGTTTGAGGAGTGAAGCTTTCAGTTGAAAAACTGAAAAGTCTTTCTATACACTTACCCACTGGCCAGCTGCCTGAATTTGTCCATTAGGAGTGAAAACAAGGTATGAGCACCATCGAAGAGCGCGTCAAGAAAATCGTTGCTGAGCAACTGGGCGTTAAAGAAGAAGAAGTGGTCAACACTGCTTCCTTCGTTGAAGACCTGGGTGCCGACTCCCTTGACACCGTTGAGCTGGTGATGGCTCTGGAAGAGGAATTCGAGACCGAAATCCCTGACGAAGAAGCTGAGAAGATCACTACTGTACAAGCTGCAATCGATTACGTTACTAACCATCAGGCTTAATAGCTTGTAATCGCTGCTTGCTGTCATGGAAAAACCGCACTGCCATCACGGCGTGCGGTTTTTTCTTTAGGCCTGATGCAAAGTCGTCATTTGAAAAAGGAGAGTGCTGTGTCGCGTAGACGCGTCGTAGTCACCGGTATGGGTATGTTGTCGCCACTGGGCACGGATGTGCCGAGCAGTTGGCAGGGCATTCTGGCTGGCCGCAGTGGCATTGGTCTGATCGAACACACCGACCTTTCTGCCTATTCCACCCGCTTTGGCGGCTCGGTCAAGGGCTTCAATGTCGAGGAATACCTGTCGGTCAAGGAAGCTCGCAAGCTCGATCTGTTCATCCAGTATGGTCTGGCCGCAGGGTTTCAGGCTGTGCGCAATTCCGGTCTGGAAGTCACTGACGCCAACCGTGAGCGCATCGGCGTGGCCATGGGTTCGGGTATTGGCGGTCTGACCAATATCGAAGAAACCAGCCGCACGCTGCATGATTCCGGCCCTCGTCGAATTTCACCGTTCTTCGTGCCTGGCTCGATCATCAATATGATTTCCGGTTTCCTGTCCATCCACCTCGGTGCACAGGGACCCAACTACGCCATCGCCACTGCGTGTACCACCGGTACCCACTGCATCGGCATGGCGGCACGCAACATCATGTACGACGAAGCCGACGTGATGATTGCCGGCGGCGCCGAGATGGCTGCTTGCGGCTTGGGCATGGGCGGCTTCGGTGCCTCCCGCGCCCTGTCCACCCGCAACGACGAGCCAACCCGCGCCAGCCGTCCATGGGACAAGGGCCGTGACGGCTTCGTCCTGTCCGACGGCGCCGGTGCTTTGGTGCTCGAAGAGCTGGAACACGCCAAGGCCCGCGGCGCGACCATCTACGCCGAGCTGATCGGCTTCGGCACCAGTGGCGATGCCTACCACATGACTTCGCCTCCCGCCGATGGCGCCGGTGCTGCACGTTGCATCACCAACGCCCTGCGCGATGCTAAGATCAATGGCGATCAGGTCCAGTACATCAACGCCCACGGTACGTCGACCTCGGCCGGCGACCTCGCCGAAGCCTGTGCGATCAAGTCGGTGTTTGGCGATCACGCCTACAAACTGGCAGTCAGTTCGACCAAGTCCATGACCGGTCACCTGTTGGGTGCGGCGGGCGCCGTCGAAGCTATCTTCAGTGTGCTGGCGATCAACAGCCAGGTGGCACCGCCAACCATCAACCTCGATGAGCCGGATGAAGGCTGTGACCTCGATTTTGTGCCGCACACCGCGCGCAACATGGATATCGATGTGGTGCTGTCCAACTCCTTCGGGTTTGGCGGGACCAACGGCTCGCTGGTGTTCCGCCGGTTCGCTGACTGATGGACAGCTGGGTCGACGGTCAGCCGGCTGACACTTTGTCGCTGAAGGATCGCGGCCTGGCTTACGGTGATGGTCTGTTCGAGACCATCGCTGTGCGAGGCGGGCAACCGTTGTTGCTGGACCGGCATCTGTCGCGTCTGGCGCAGGGTTGTTCACGCCTGGCGATCACTGCCGATCATGCGCTGGTCCGCAGCGAGCTGCTGGCCTATGCCACTGCCATGGGCGAGGGCGTGCTCAAGCTCATCCTCACCCGTGGCGACGGTTTGCGCGGTTATGCGCCCGACCCCTCGGCCCAGGCCCGACGCATTCTGCAAGGCAATCCTGCGGCGGCTTATCCTGTCGTCCATGGCGAGCAGGGTGTCCGTCTGTTCCCTTGCACCACACGCCTGTCCAACCAACCATTGCTCGCCGGGCTCAAGCATTTGAATCGCCTGGAACAGGTCATCGCCCGTTCCGAATGGCAAGACACCGAGCATGCCGAAGGCCTGATGCTCGATCGGGTCGGTCGCGTCATCGAAGGCGTCTTCAGCAATCTGTTCCTGGTACGCGACGGAGTGCTGATCACCGCCGATCTCAAACGCTGCGGCGTAGCCGGCGTGATGCGCGCCGAATTATTGTTTCAGGCTGAGTCATTGGGCATCCCCACACAAATCACCGACATCAGCCTCGATCAACTGCAATGGGCTGATGAAGTCTTCGTCTGCAACAGCGTGTATGGCGTTTGGCCGGTGCGCGCCTATGCAGCACTGAGCTGGTCGGTTGGCCCGCTCACCCGTAAACTCCAAACCATTGCCCGCGCGCTACTGGATGCTTGATACGTGAGACGTAAATTCTTGCTGCTGCTGGAAACCGGACTGGTTCTGGCGGGGCTGCTAATGGCCGCTTCGGCCTGGAAAATCCATTCGGCGCTGGAACAGCCGCTGAACATCACCCAGGAAGAACTGCTGGAAGTGCCCAAGGGCACGACTCCGACCCGCACCTTCTATCGACTCGAAGCCGACGGCGTCATCAAGGACGCCTTCTGGTTGCGCGTCTATTGGCGCTTCAACCTCGCCGCCACGCCGATTCACAGCGGCGAATACCGCATGCTGCCGGGGATGACCGTCGACGGTCTGATCGACCTGTGGAAGCGCGGCGAAGTGGTGCAGTACAGCGTGACGCTGGTCGAAGGCTGGAATTTCCGCCAGGTCCGTGCGGCCCTGGCCAAGGATGACAAACTCAAGCAAACCCTGAACGGCCTGAGCGACACGCAAGTGATGGACAAGATCGGCCATAACGGGATTTTCCCGGAGGGGCGCTTCTTTCCGGACACTTACAGCTTCGTGCGTGGCATGACCGACGCCGAACTGCTGAAAAAAGCCTATGAGCGTCTCGATGAAGTGCTCGCCAAGGAATGGGACAAGCGTGCCGCTGATGTGCCGTACACCGAACCCTATCAGGCGCTGATCATGGCCTCGCTGGTGGAAAAGGAAACCGGCGTGCCCCAGGAGCGCGGGCAGATTGCTGGCGTGTTCGTGCGGCGGATGGCGATCGGCATGTTGCTGCAGACCGATCCGACCGTGATCTACGGTCTGGGTGATCGCTACACCGGCAAGCTGACCCGCGCCCATCTCAAGGAAGCGACGCCGTATAACACCTATATGATTTCCGGATTGCCGCCGACGCCGATTGCGATGGTCGGCCGCGAAGCGATCCATGCGGCGCTCAACCCGGTGGCTGGCAACAGTTTGTATTTTGTCGCTCGCGGTGATGGCAGCCATGTGTTCTCCGATGACCTGGATGCCCATAACTCGGCGGTGCGCGAGTTCCAGCTCAAGCGCCGCACCGATTACCGCTCCAGCCCGGCACCGGCCAGCGCGCCCGTGACGCCGGAGGCCGAGACGCCGATTCCCGCAGCGTCCCCGGATACCGCACCCGAAGCGGTGCCGCAGATGCCGGCGCAAGAGCCGGCCCCCGCGCCGGAACCGGAGCCGACGACGGCACCTGAAGCCGTACCGCCAACACCGGCGCAAGAACCTGCACTCGCACCCGAGCCGGATGCGCAGTCGCCGCAAAGCCCGCAATGACTCTGATTAAGGACTGCCTGTGACTGGCTTGTTTATTACCCTGGAAGGCCCGGAAGGCGCCGGCAAAAGCACCAATCGCGAATACCTGGCCGAGCGCCTGCGCGCCGCCGGTATCGAAGTGCTGCTGACCCGCGAACCGGGCGGTACGCCGCTGGCCGAGCGCATTCGCGAAGTGCTGCTGGCCCCGGTGGACGAAGTCATGAACCCTGACACCGAGCTGTTGCTGGTGTTCGCCGCGCGAGCCCAGCATCTGGCCGAAGTGATTCGCCCGGCGCTGGCCCGTGGCGCGGTGGTCTTGTGTGATCGCTTCACCGATTCGACCTACGCCTATCAGGGTGGCGGTCGCGGTTTGTCGCTGGAGCGAATTGCGACCCTCGAAGCCTTCGTCCAGGGCGACTTGCGCCCGGACCTGACCCTGATTTTCGATCTGCCAGTAGAAGTCGGCCTGGCCCGTGCGAGCGCGCGCGGTCGGCTGGATCGCTTCGAACTCGAAGGCCGAGCCTTTTTCGATGCGGTGCGCAGTGGCTTTCTCAAGCGCGCTGAAGCGGACCCTGCACGTTATGTGTTGGTGGACGCGGCCCAACCGCTGCCGCAGGTCCAGCAGTCGCTGGATGCGTTGCTCCCGCGTTTGCTGGAGCTG contains:
- a CDS encoding HAD-IA family hydrolase — protein: MHPSDYKLLIFDWDGTLADSIGRIVEAMHVASERSGFQLCDDFAVKGIIGLGLPEAIRTLYPEIGDDELIAFRQHYADHYIAAEAVPSPLFEGVVESMAAFRDEGYHLAVATGKARRGLDRVLKAHGWEDYFDITRAADETASKPHPLMLEEILAHCGVSAQQALMVGDSSFDLQMARNAGMDSVAVSYGAQSIEALKLFEPRLSIDRFSELHAWLRQV
- the sppA gene encoding signal peptide peptidase SppA yields the protein MTDEWKAPAKADADGGDEKSWKLLEKTLLASVQEQRRSRRWGIFFKLLTFVYLFAALLLFTPLMDMEKSATRSSNYTALIDVNGVIADKESASADNIVGSLRAAFEDTKVKGVILRINSPGGSPVQSGYVYDEIKRLRGLHPDTKVYAVISDLGASGAYYIASAADQIYADKASLVGSIGVTAAGYGFVGTMEKLGVERRTYTSGEHKSFLDPFQPQKPEETQFWQGVLDTTHQQFINSVKKGRGDRLKDKEHPELFSGLVWSGEQALPLGLIDGLGNASSVARDVIGEKELVDFTIQESTFDRFSKKLGASVAEQLAMWMGFHGPSLR
- a CDS encoding Maf family protein, translating into MLPLLLASSSVYRRELLARLQLEFTCSSPDIDESHRPDESAINLVKRLAEEKARALAASHPAHLIIGSDQVAVLGERIIGKPHTFEKAREQLLASSGASVTFLTGLALLNSQTGDCQVDCVPFTVHMRTLDPARIERYLRAEQPYDCAGSFKAEGLGVSLFQRTEGPDATSLIGLPLIRLIDMLLAEGVQIP
- a CDS encoding YceD family protein, whose product is MLNDPIPPHVDPRKLADRGTTLQGELLLADLERLCDPLSDTVGTVQAKFVFERDERKSVVIHSFIDTEVKMVCQRCLELVTLPIHSECSYAVVKEGANTQSLPKGYDVLELGEDPLDLQSLIEEELLLALPIVPAHHPEECQQPAGLDEPEPSEDEVTRSNPFSVLAQLKRDPNV
- the rpmF gene encoding 50S ribosomal protein L32 — its product is MAVQQNKKSRSARDMRRSHDALTASTLSVEKTTGEIHLRHHVSPEGVYRGRKVIDKGADE
- the plsX gene encoding phosphate acyltransferase PlsX → MSAQVIAIDAMGGDFGPRSIVQASLACLSATPSLHLTLVGQPSLLEELLSGQSAVDRARLSITPASEVIAMDEKPAQALRGKPDSSMRVALELLRDGKVQACVSAGNTGALMALSRFVLKTLPGIDRPAMIAAIPTQKGYCQLLDLGANVDCSAEHLLQFAIMGSVAAETLGVVRPRVALLNIGTEDIKGNQQVKLAATLLQAARGINYIGFVEGDGLYRGEADVVVCDGFVGNILLKSSEGLATMIAGRIEALFKKSVASRMVGALALPLMKRLQADLAPARHNGASFLGLQGIVVKSHGSAGVQGFQSAIQRALIEIQENLPQRLHGRLEDLLP
- the fabD gene encoding ACP S-malonyltransferase, whose product is MSASLAFVFPGQGSQSLGMLAELGAQHPVVLETFKEASDALGYDLWALTQQGPEEQLNQTDKTQPAILTASIALWRLWLAEGGARPAYVAGHSLGEYSALVAAGSLSLGDAVKLVERRGQLMQEAVPAGQGGMAAILGLEDADVLAACAEAAQGEVVSAVNFNSPGQVVIAGAKAAVERAIEGCKARGAKRAMPLPVSVPSHCELMRPAAERFAESIAAIDWQAPQIPVVQNVSAHVPADLETLKRDLLEQLYKPVRWVESVQALAAKGATQLVECGPGKVLAGLNKRCAEGVSTSNLNTPDAFAAARAALV
- the fabG gene encoding 3-oxoacyl-ACP reductase FabG, which encodes MSLQGKVALVTGASRGIGQAIALELGRQGAIVIGTATSASGAERIAATLKENAIQGTGLELNVTSDESVAAVLASITAQFGAPAILVNNAGITRDNLMMRMKDDEWNDVIDTNLNSLFRLSKGVLRGMTKARWGRIISIGSVVGAMGNAGQVNYAAAKAGLEGFSRALAREVGSRSITVNSVAPGFIDTDMTRELPEAQRESLATQIPLGRLGQAQEIASVVAFLASDGAAYVTGATIPVNGGMYMS
- the acpP gene encoding acyl carrier protein, with amino-acid sequence MSTIEERVKKIVAEQLGVKEEEVVNTASFVEDLGADSLDTVELVMALEEEFETEIPDEEAEKITTVQAAIDYVTNHQA
- the fabF gene encoding beta-ketoacyl-ACP synthase II — translated: MSRRRVVVTGMGMLSPLGTDVPSSWQGILAGRSGIGLIEHTDLSAYSTRFGGSVKGFNVEEYLSVKEARKLDLFIQYGLAAGFQAVRNSGLEVTDANRERIGVAMGSGIGGLTNIEETSRTLHDSGPRRISPFFVPGSIINMISGFLSIHLGAQGPNYAIATACTTGTHCIGMAARNIMYDEADVMIAGGAEMAACGLGMGGFGASRALSTRNDEPTRASRPWDKGRDGFVLSDGAGALVLEELEHAKARGATIYAELIGFGTSGDAYHMTSPPADGAGAARCITNALRDAKINGDQVQYINAHGTSTSAGDLAEACAIKSVFGDHAYKLAVSSTKSMTGHLLGAAGAVEAIFSVLAINSQVAPPTINLDEPDEGCDLDFVPHTARNMDIDVVLSNSFGFGGTNGSLVFRRFAD
- the pabC gene encoding aminodeoxychorismate lyase, with amino-acid sequence MDSWVDGQPADTLSLKDRGLAYGDGLFETIAVRGGQPLLLDRHLSRLAQGCSRLAITADHALVRSELLAYATAMGEGVLKLILTRGDGLRGYAPDPSAQARRILQGNPAAAYPVVHGEQGVRLFPCTTRLSNQPLLAGLKHLNRLEQVIARSEWQDTEHAEGLMLDRVGRVIEGVFSNLFLVRDGVLITADLKRCGVAGVMRAELLFQAESLGIPTQITDISLDQLQWADEVFVCNSVYGVWPVRAYAALSWSVGPLTRKLQTIARALLDA
- the mltG gene encoding endolytic transglycosylase MltG; its protein translation is MRRKFLLLLETGLVLAGLLMAASAWKIHSALEQPLNITQEELLEVPKGTTPTRTFYRLEADGVIKDAFWLRVYWRFNLAATPIHSGEYRMLPGMTVDGLIDLWKRGEVVQYSVTLVEGWNFRQVRAALAKDDKLKQTLNGLSDTQVMDKIGHNGIFPEGRFFPDTYSFVRGMTDAELLKKAYERLDEVLAKEWDKRAADVPYTEPYQALIMASLVEKETGVPQERGQIAGVFVRRMAIGMLLQTDPTVIYGLGDRYTGKLTRAHLKEATPYNTYMISGLPPTPIAMVGREAIHAALNPVAGNSLYFVARGDGSHVFSDDLDAHNSAVREFQLKRRTDYRSSPAPASAPVTPEAETPIPAASPDTAPEAVPQMPAQEPAPAPEPEPTTAPEAVPPTPAQEPALAPEPDAQSPQSPQ
- the tmk gene encoding dTMP kinase, with protein sequence MTGLFITLEGPEGAGKSTNREYLAERLRAAGIEVLLTREPGGTPLAERIREVLLAPVDEVMNPDTELLLVFAARAQHLAEVIRPALARGAVVLCDRFTDSTYAYQGGGRGLSLERIATLEAFVQGDLRPDLTLIFDLPVEVGLARASARGRLDRFELEGRAFFDAVRSGFLKRAEADPARYVLVDAAQPLPQVQQSLDALLPRLLELTRG